Proteins from a single region of Hypomesus transpacificus isolate Combined female chromosome 9, fHypTra1, whole genome shotgun sequence:
- the LOC124470852 gene encoding SAM pointed domain-containing Ets transcription factor isoform X2 translates to MSQPGREHPGSPAYPPPRLGVPVSESPLPAGGEAWEAEDTKPCMEALDRGLPALPGLYLSCIDMLLTEDSAWLVKVSEAAPTLAVPLSRGEARGEARGEPEQCPVIDSQGLGLSPGMEALQGPEEERSLEQVQSLVVGEVLKDVETACKLLNITPDPAEWNSGNVQKWLLWTEHLYRLPQAGRAFQELTGRDLCAMSEEDFRQRSPLCGDTLHAHLDIWKSAAWMKERCSVGEAKLTSGEDLWSEADSSCTGQPIHLWQFLRELLLKPHNYGRCIRWVNKEKGIFKIEDSAHVARLWGLRKNRPAMNYDKLSRSIRQYYKKGIIRKPDVSQRLVYQFVHPV, encoded by the exons ATGTCTCAGCCAGGGAGAGAACACCCAGGGAGCCCAGcctaccccccaccccgcctGGGCGTGCCCGTGTCCGAGAGCCCCCttccagctggaggagaggcctgGGAGGCTGAGGACACCAAGCCCTGCATGGAGGCCCTGGACCGTGGCCTCCCCGCCCTCCCCGGCCTCTACCTCTCCTGCATCGACATGCTCCTCACCGAAGACTCCGCCTGGCTGGTGAAGGTCAGCGAGGCTGCCCCCACACTGGCTGTCCCCCTGAgcaggggggaggccaggggggaggccaggggggagcCGGAGCAGTGCCCAGTCATTGACAGCCAGGGCCTGGGGTTGTCCCCCGGGATGGAGGCCCTGCAGGGGCCAGAGGAGGAGCGCTCCCTGGAGCAGGTGCAGAGTCTGGTGGTCGGGGAGGTGCTGAAGGATGTGGAGACGGCATGCAAACTGCTCAATATTACCCCAG ACCCCGCAGAGTGGAACAGTGGGAACGTGCAGAAGTGGCTCCTGTGGACAGAGCACCTGTACAGACTCCCTCAGGCTGGCAGGGCCTTCCAGGAGCTCACGGGAAGGGACCTGTGTGCCATGAGTGAGGAGGACTTCCGTCAGCGCTCGCCCCTGTGTGGGGACACCCTCCACGCCCACCTGGACATCTGGAAATCAG CTGCTTGGATGAAGGAGCGGTGTTCAGTAGGAGAAGCCAAACTGACCA gcggcGAAGACCTGTGGTCCGAGGCTGATTCCTCCTGTACGGGACAGCCCATCCACCTGTGGCAGTTCCTCCGAGAGCTGCTGCTCAAGCCCCACAACTATGGACGCTGCATCCGCTGGGTCAACAAGGAGAAAG GCATCTTCAAGATCGAGGACTCTGCCCACGTGGCCCGGCTGTGGGGCCTGAGGAAGAATCGTCCGGCCATGAACTATGACAAGCTGAGCCGCTCCATACGACAGTACTACAAGAAGGGCATCATCCGCAAGCCAGATGTCTCCCAGAGGCTCGTTTACCAGTTCGTCCACCCGGTGTAG
- the LOC124470852 gene encoding SAM pointed domain-containing Ets transcription factor isoform X1, which produces MSQPGREHPGSPAYPPPRLGVPVSESPLPAGGEAWEAEDTKPCMEALDRGLPALPGLYLSCIDMLLTEDSAWLVKVSEAAPTLAVPLSRGEARGEARGEPEQCPVIDSQGLGLSPGMEALQGPEEERSLEQVQSLVVGEVLKDVETACKLLNITPGKYLKLLNITPDPAEWNSGNVQKWLLWTEHLYRLPQAGRAFQELTGRDLCAMSEEDFRQRSPLCGDTLHAHLDIWKSAAWMKERCSVGEAKLTSGEDLWSEADSSCTGQPIHLWQFLRELLLKPHNYGRCIRWVNKEKGIFKIEDSAHVARLWGLRKNRPAMNYDKLSRSIRQYYKKGIIRKPDVSQRLVYQFVHPV; this is translated from the exons ATGTCTCAGCCAGGGAGAGAACACCCAGGGAGCCCAGcctaccccccaccccgcctGGGCGTGCCCGTGTCCGAGAGCCCCCttccagctggaggagaggcctgGGAGGCTGAGGACACCAAGCCCTGCATGGAGGCCCTGGACCGTGGCCTCCCCGCCCTCCCCGGCCTCTACCTCTCCTGCATCGACATGCTCCTCACCGAAGACTCCGCCTGGCTGGTGAAGGTCAGCGAGGCTGCCCCCACACTGGCTGTCCCCCTGAgcaggggggaggccaggggggaggccaggggggagcCGGAGCAGTGCCCAGTCATTGACAGCCAGGGCCTGGGGTTGTCCCCCGGGATGGAGGCCCTGCAGGGGCCAGAGGAGGAGCGCTCCCTGGAGCAGGTGCAGAGTCTGGTGGTCGGGGAGGTGCTGAAGGATGTGGAGACGGCATGCAAACTGCTCAATATTACCCCAGGTAAATACCTCAAACTGCTCAATATTACCCCAG ACCCCGCAGAGTGGAACAGTGGGAACGTGCAGAAGTGGCTCCTGTGGACAGAGCACCTGTACAGACTCCCTCAGGCTGGCAGGGCCTTCCAGGAGCTCACGGGAAGGGACCTGTGTGCCATGAGTGAGGAGGACTTCCGTCAGCGCTCGCCCCTGTGTGGGGACACCCTCCACGCCCACCTGGACATCTGGAAATCAG CTGCTTGGATGAAGGAGCGGTGTTCAGTAGGAGAAGCCAAACTGACCA gcggcGAAGACCTGTGGTCCGAGGCTGATTCCTCCTGTACGGGACAGCCCATCCACCTGTGGCAGTTCCTCCGAGAGCTGCTGCTCAAGCCCCACAACTATGGACGCTGCATCCGCTGGGTCAACAAGGAGAAAG GCATCTTCAAGATCGAGGACTCTGCCCACGTGGCCCGGCTGTGGGGCCTGAGGAAGAATCGTCCGGCCATGAACTATGACAAGCTGAGCCGCTCCATACGACAGTACTACAAGAAGGGCATCATCCGCAAGCCAGATGTCTCCCAGAGGCTCGTTTACCAGTTCGTCCACCCGGTGTAG